A genomic stretch from Candidatus Woesearchaeota archaeon includes:
- a CDS encoding Lrp/AsnC family transcriptional regulator codes for MDQKGAQILSHLRNDARKNLSTIGRELNIPVSTIHDKVRRFESGVVKRFTAILDLDKLGLNNVYLAMSCSSHHKENLRNFLNNHPQVNTLHSLTRGYDFLAEFVFGHVRELDNFVVSLKQFNLGNIEEFMTQEEIKKESYVPKSKIVSSSSTEIVRSFE; via the coding sequence ATGGATCAAAAAGGAGCACAAATATTATCGCATTTGCGAAACGATGCTAGAAAAAACCTTAGTACTATTGGACGTGAATTAAATATTCCTGTATCAACTATTCACGACAAAGTAAGAAGATTTGAGTCAGGAGTTGTAAAAAGATTTACTGCAATACTTGATTTAGATAAACTTGGATTAAATAATGTGTATTTGGCTATGAGTTGTAGTTCACATCATAAAGAAAACTTAAGAAATTTCTTGAACAATCATCCTCAGGTAAATACATTGCATTCTCTAACTAGAGGTTATGATTTTTTGGCAGAATTTGTTTTTGGGCATGTGCGAGAATTAGATAATTTTGTTGTAAGTTTAAAACAATTTAATTTGGGAAATATTGAAGAATTTATGACACAAGAAGAAATCAAAAAAGAGTCATATGTTCCAAAGTCCAAAATTGTTTCGTCAAGTTCAACAGAAATTGTTAGAAGTTTTGAATAA
- a CDS encoding adenosylhomocysteinase, with product MDETENYKVADLSLSDYGRKEIEIAEVEMPGLIALREKYGEEKPLKGARIMGSLHMTIQTAVLIETLVVLGADVRWASCNIYSTQDHAAAAIATTGVPVFAWKGETLKEYWWCTKKALDFGDGKGPTIIVDDGGDATMLIHKGVEVEADSTILQKDYSDQGEDYAELILLLKEKYEENKEYWTPISKEIKGVSEETTTGVHRLYQLFEENKLLFPAINVNDSVTKSKFDNLYGCRESLADGIKRGTDVMVAGKTVVIFGYGDVGKGCAQSMKGFGAKVIITEIDPICALQAAMEGFEVRLAEDVVSRGDIFVTATGNKWVINIDHMSKMKDQAIVCNIGHFDNEIQMDALETYPGIKEINIKPQVDKFVFPDGHSIIVLSRGRLVNLGNATGHPSFIMSTSFTNQVLAQIELWKNKYELGVFMLPKKLDEEVARLHLKKLGVTLTKMSQEQATYMGINVNGPFKSDHYRY from the coding sequence ATGGATGAAACTGAAAATTACAAAGTAGCAGATTTAAGTCTTTCTGATTATGGTAGAAAAGAAATAGAAATTGCAGAAGTAGAAATGCCTGGACTCATCGCACTTAGAGAAAAATATGGCGAAGAAAAACCCTTGAAAGGTGCTCGAATAATGGGTAGCTTACACATGACCATTCAAACTGCAGTACTTATTGAAACACTTGTCGTATTAGGTGCAGACGTAAGATGGGCATCATGCAATATTTATTCTACACAAGATCATGCAGCAGCAGCTATTGCAACCACTGGAGTTCCCGTATTTGCCTGGAAAGGAGAAACACTAAAAGAATATTGGTGGTGCACAAAAAAAGCATTAGATTTTGGTGATGGGAAAGGCCCAACAATAATTGTGGATGATGGTGGTGATGCAACAATGTTAATTCACAAAGGTGTTGAAGTCGAAGCGGATTCTACAATTCTTCAAAAAGATTATTCGGATCAAGGAGAAGATTATGCAGAATTAATATTATTATTAAAAGAAAAATATGAAGAAAATAAAGAATATTGGACTCCTATATCAAAAGAAATTAAAGGAGTATCTGAAGAAACAACTACTGGAGTTCATAGATTATATCAATTATTCGAAGAAAACAAATTACTATTTCCCGCAATAAATGTTAATGACTCAGTAACTAAAAGTAAGTTTGATAATTTATATGGTTGTCGTGAAAGTCTTGCTGACGGAATAAAAAGAGGAACTGACGTCATGGTTGCTGGAAAAACAGTTGTTATTTTTGGATATGGTGATGTTGGAAAAGGGTGTGCACAAAGTATGAAAGGATTTGGGGCTAAAGTAATAATTACTGAAATCGATCCTATATGTGCTCTTCAAGCAGCAATGGAAGGATTTGAAGTTAGACTTGCAGAAGATGTTGTTTCACGAGGAGACATATTTGTTACTGCAACAGGAAATAAATGGGTCATAAATATAGATCACATGTCTAAAATGAAAGATCAAGCAATTGTTTGTAATATCGGACATTTCGATAATGAAATTCAAATGGATGCACTGGAGACATATCCTGGAATAAAAGAAATAAATATTAAACCTCAAGTTGATAAATTCGTATTCCCCGATGGACATTCAATAATTGTGTTATCCAGAGGTAGACTTGTTAATTTAGGTAATGCTACAGGCCATCCAAGTTTTATTATGAGTACTTCATTTACGAATCAAGTACTTGCGCAAATTGAACTTTGGAAAAATAAATATGAATTAGGCGTGTTTATGCTTCCTAAAAAACTTGATGAAGAAGTTGCAAGATTACACCTAAAAAAATTAGGTGTTACCCTAACAAAAATGAGTCAAGAACAAGCAACGTATATGGGAATCAACGTTAATGGTCCATTCAAATCTGATCATTATAGATATTGA
- a CDS encoding GNAT family N-acetyltransferase, with amino-acid sequence MVIVIRNAIKTDLDKVGDFCVGMLLYHEKFDSEYKPSKTAKEKYISHLSESLSDKKKILLVAELDNNLIGFAFAKIDKKPPVLDVVNYGVISDVYVDEKCRGKGVSQLLVSKLFDWFKTNGISDIEISVHTQNSLANIVWEKYGFKPYMTKFRLKL; translated from the coding sequence ATGGTTATTGTAATAAGGAATGCTATCAAAACTGATTTGGATAAAGTTGGTGATTTTTGTGTTGGTATGTTGTTATATCATGAAAAATTTGATTCTGAATATAAGCCAAGCAAAACTGCAAAAGAAAAATACATTTCACATTTATCTGAGTCTTTAAGTGATAAAAAGAAAATTTTGCTTGTTGCAGAACTGGATAATAATCTTATTGGATTCGCATTTGCAAAAATTGATAAAAAACCTCCTGTATTGGATGTAGTAAATTATGGTGTAATATCTGATGTTTATGTTGATGAAAAATGTAGGGGTAAAGGTGTATCTCAACTATTAGTAAGTAAACTTTTTGATTGGTTTAAAACTAATGGGATCTCAGATATTGAAATAAGTGTGCATACGCAAAATTCTTTAGCAAATATTGTTTGGGAAAAATATGGTTTCAAACCTTACATGACTAAATTTAGATTAAAACTTTAA
- a CDS encoding thioredoxin domain-containing protein, translated as MAKGIKNYLKIELVLLVLIGIVVIVNHFYLGNVSAKLDNALTPLSSSSVAAAETLELAPGAIEVQFYVMSQCPYGVQVEDAIKPVLDTLGNNVDFKLDFIGNGVPGAFQSLHGQPEVDGNKVQICAAKYFPGSYMEMVACMNKNMKAIPGNWEECAASAGLDLNTVRTCYEGGEGDELLAESFQKASAAGARGSPTIFVNGEPYKGGRTAEAFQQAICAEFSDAPEACGEVVAAAAPELKGSC; from the coding sequence ATGGCAAAAGGAATTAAGAATTATCTCAAAATCGAACTTGTATTGCTAGTTCTGATTGGTATCGTTGTTATTGTTAATCATTTTTATTTAGGGAATGTATCTGCAAAGTTAGATAATGCTCTAACTCCACTTAGTAGTTCAAGTGTGGCTGCTGCTGAAACATTAGAACTTGCACCTGGTGCAATTGAAGTTCAGTTCTATGTTATGAGTCAATGCCCATATGGAGTTCAAGTTGAAGATGCAATAAAACCTGTTCTTGATACATTAGGAAATAATGTTGATTTTAAATTAGATTTTATTGGTAATGGTGTTCCAGGAGCATTCCAATCTTTGCACGGTCAACCTGAAGTTGATGGTAATAAAGTTCAAATTTGTGCTGCAAAATATTTCCCTGGAAGTTACATGGAAATGGTTGCGTGTATGAATAAAAATATGAAAGCAATTCCTGGTAATTGGGAAGAATGTGCTGCTAGCGCAGGTTTAGATCTTAACACTGTTCGTACTTGTTATGAAGGTGGAGAAGGAGATGAACTTTTAGCAGAATCTTTTCAAAAAGCAAGTGCAGCTGGCGCTCGTGGAAGTCCAACAATTTTTGTTAATGGAGAACCATATAAAGGCGGTAGAACTGCTGAAGCATTCCAACAAGCAATTTGTGCAGAATTTAGTGATGCGCCTGAAGCTTGTGGTGAAGTAGTTGCTGCTGCAGCACCTGAACTTAAAGGTAGTTGTTAA
- a CDS encoding TrmB family transcriptional regulator, with protein sequence MDLQELKKIGLTKGEIQVYEALIELGECTKTKLAQKSGISPSNIYDVTNRLLEKGIISKVEKNGVAHFSPANPNHILNFLQDKQTEIEKEKELVNSLLPSLLLKFNEKTENTNVEVFQGWNGLKTIFQNLLDECNNKDECFVFGASIGENEQQADIFFTKYSRLREQKGIQTKIIFNAKIKQRTDRINYFLKSKNYKIKFLQQSTPAEIMLYKNTACIIILTKEPLAIRITSKEVKTSFKQYFDTLWKIAEK encoded by the coding sequence ATGGACTTGCAAGAACTCAAAAAAATAGGACTTACAAAAGGAGAAATACAAGTTTACGAAGCTTTGATAGAATTAGGAGAATGCACTAAAACTAAACTTGCACAAAAATCAGGCATATCTCCTTCAAATATATATGATGTAACTAACAGACTATTAGAAAAAGGAATAATATCAAAAGTAGAAAAAAACGGAGTTGCACACTTTAGTCCTGCAAACCCAAATCACATTCTTAATTTTTTACAAGATAAACAAACTGAAATAGAAAAAGAAAAAGAATTAGTCAATTCACTTTTACCCTCACTCCTATTAAAATTTAATGAGAAAACTGAAAATACCAATGTCGAAGTTTTTCAAGGATGGAATGGATTAAAAACAATATTTCAAAACCTACTTGATGAATGCAATAATAAAGATGAATGCTTTGTTTTTGGCGCAAGTATCGGAGAGAATGAACAACAAGCAGATATATTTTTTACTAAATATTCCAGACTCCGAGAACAAAAAGGAATACAAACTAAAATAATATTTAATGCAAAAATAAAACAAAGAACAGACCGAATTAATTATTTTCTGAAATCAAAAAACTACAAAATAAAATTCTTACAACAATCAACACCTGCAGAAATTATGCTTTACAAAAATACTGCATGCATAATAATACTTACAAAAGAACCACTCGCAATAAGAATTACAAGTAAAGAAGTTAAAACTAGTTTTAAACAATACTTCGATACACTTTGGAAAATCGCAGAAAAATAA
- the rpsG gene encoding 30S ribosomal protein S7 has product MLAFNRWSTQGIVIEDEGLKRYLCIEPRIVPRTGGKAAKFRFHKSNVFIIERLMNRLMVPGHRGKKHRISSYKLSGKGETAFNIMVKTLEIIEEKTKKNPIEVVVKAIEHAAPREEIITIEYGGAKYPKAVECAPQRRIDQAIKLMTQGAYQKAFNTKRSIESTLSQELLDAFELKPGSSAVSKKLELERQADSSR; this is encoded by the coding sequence ATTTTAGCATTCAATCGTTGGAGTACACAAGGAATTGTTATTGAAGATGAAGGTTTAAAGAGATACCTTTGTATTGAACCAAGAATTGTTCCACGAACTGGGGGCAAAGCTGCTAAGTTTAGATTCCACAAATCAAATGTGTTTATTATTGAAAGATTAATGAATCGATTAATGGTTCCAGGTCACAGAGGTAAAAAACACAGAATTTCTTCATACAAACTAAGTGGAAAAGGCGAGACTGCTTTTAACATAATGGTTAAAACTCTTGAAATTATTGAAGAAAAAACTAAAAAAAATCCTATTGAAGTTGTTGTAAAAGCAATTGAACATGCAGCTCCTCGTGAAGAAATCATAACAATTGAGTATGGTGGAGCTAAATATCCAAAAGCTGTTGAATGTGCACCTCAAAGAAGGATTGATCAAGCTATCAAATTAATGACTCAAGGTGCTTACCAAAAAGCATTCAATACTAAAAGATCTATTGAAAGTACATTATCTCAAGAACTTTTAGATGCATTTGAATTAAAACCTGGAAGTTCAGCAGTTTCTAAAAAGTTAGAATTAGAACGTCAAGCAGACAGTTCAAGATAG
- a CDS encoding 30S ribosomal protein S12 produces the protein MANKTRGINAATKLIKRRDTQRWKDKWYVRRVKQLKAKSDPLQGASQAKGIVLEKVQLEAKQPNSAMRKCVRVQLIKNARQITAFLPGDGATKLVDEHDEVVIECIGGNMGRSKGDIPGVRWKVVKVNDQSLNALLKGKLEKARK, from the coding sequence ATGGCAAATAAGACAAGAGGAATCAACGCGGCTACAAAGCTAATAAAGCGACGTGATACGCAGAGATGGAAGGATAAATGGTACGTTAGACGCGTTAAACAATTAAAGGCGAAGTCTGATCCATTACAAGGGGCATCCCAAGCTAAAGGGATCGTTTTAGAAAAAGTTCAATTAGAAGCAAAACAACCAAACTCAGCAATGCGTAAGTGTGTTAGAGTCCAGTTAATCAAAAACGCTCGTCAAATCACAGCTTTCTTGCCAGGAGATGGCGCAACCAAACTAGTAGATGAACATGATGAAGTTGTTATCGAATGTATTGGTGGTAACATGGGTCGTTCCAAAGGGGACATTCCTGGAGTTAGATGGAAAGTAGTAAAAGTTAATGATCAAAGTTTAAACGCTTTATTAAAAGGAAAGCTTGAGAAAGCACGTAAATAA
- a CDS encoding DEAD/DEAH box helicase — translation MKESVIEYKSEPDTREKVDGILNSVVRNWFFKKFKDFSLPQKYGVYEIHTRQNVLVSAPTGATKTLTGFLSILNELVDSSQKGILEDKVYCVYVSPLKALSRDIQVNLVEPLQEMEEINGSKLGIRVNVRTGDTSPYDRSKMLKNPPHILITTPESLSILLTSPKFREKLSKVEWFIVDEIHSLAENKRGVHLGLTMEMLQRLSPGMCRIGLSATVAPLDSIAHYLVGMNRTCKIIDVQFIKELDLKVISPLPNLVDVDANKLIKKTHELVDELIQSHKTTLIFTNTRAGTESLVHHLKEKFPENYTDYLVDDSDKEPEKEPEKEPEKKPEKEPEEKLIETKNEKEQTKELETEQEHEITTKDESEEITEELETDISTKGTIGAHHGSLSKKHRYAIETKLREGKLKCVVCSTSLELGIDIGYVDLVILMGSPKSVARALQRVGRSGHQLHSITKGRIIVTDRDSLVECSALLKNAVEKKIDKIHIPKNSLDVLAQQIFGICINEKIAKKDLFEMIKTTYCFKNLSELDFNSVINYLTGEYTSLEDRHVYAKLWYDKETGMLGRRGKMARITYMTNIGTIPDQSGISVKVGEYKIGTIDEAFLERLKPRDVFVLGGGCYRFKFSRGMVAQVEQAPGSKPTVPSWYSDMLPLSFDLACDIGRLRRLVEDRFRKKESKKEIINFLNKYLYVDDNSASSIHEYFRQQYDYGLIPTDKRIVIEQYEAEGKKYAIFHAMFGRRVNDCLSRAVAYAIAKTQKIDVEIGINDNGFYVASTKRMQPLRAINLVESKRLRELMDSAIEKTQVLSRRFRHCAGRSLMILRMYKGIKKRVGRQQVSSMILMSAVKRISKDFPILKESRREVLEDVMDIGNAQLIIEKLEQKKITAEVINTKIPSPFAFNLIVQGYADILKMEDRIEFLKRMHTLVIASISLEKGKKKELFELEKPQPIDYDDYWDANSEKSN, via the coding sequence ATGAAAGAATCAGTAATTGAGTATAAATCAGAACCAGATACTCGGGAGAAGGTAGATGGAATTTTAAACTCAGTAGTTCGAAATTGGTTTTTTAAAAAATTCAAAGATTTTTCGCTACCGCAAAAATATGGTGTTTACGAGATTCACACAAGACAAAATGTGTTAGTGAGCGCGCCTACTGGAGCTACAAAAACATTAACTGGATTTTTATCAATTCTTAATGAGTTAGTTGATAGTTCGCAAAAGGGAATTTTAGAAGACAAAGTATATTGTGTTTATGTATCTCCGCTAAAAGCACTTTCAAGAGATATTCAAGTAAACCTTGTTGAGCCGTTACAAGAAATGGAAGAAATTAACGGGTCTAAATTAGGAATTAGGGTTAATGTTAGAACTGGTGATACATCACCTTATGATAGATCAAAGATGTTAAAAAATCCTCCTCATATTTTGATTACAACACCTGAGTCTTTATCGATTTTACTAACGTCTCCTAAGTTTCGCGAAAAATTAAGCAAAGTTGAATGGTTTATTGTTGATGAGATCCATTCGCTTGCGGAGAACAAACGAGGAGTACATTTGGGTCTTACAATGGAGATGTTGCAAAGATTGTCTCCTGGTATGTGCAGGATTGGTTTGAGTGCAACTGTGGCGCCATTAGATTCTATTGCACATTATCTTGTGGGGATGAATAGGACTTGTAAAATTATTGATGTTCAGTTTATCAAAGAGCTTGATTTAAAAGTTATTTCTCCCCTTCCCAATTTAGTTGATGTGGATGCGAATAAGTTAATAAAAAAAACACATGAATTAGTTGATGAATTAATTCAAAGTCATAAGACAACTTTGATTTTTACTAATACTCGGGCAGGTACTGAAAGTTTAGTTCATCATTTAAAAGAAAAATTTCCCGAAAATTATACTGATTATTTGGTTGATGATTCTGATAAAGAACCAGAAAAAGAACCAGAAAAAGAACCAGAAAAAAAACCAGAAAAAGAACCAGAAGAAAAATTAATAGAAACTAAAAACGAAAAAGAACAAACAAAAGAATTAGAAACAGAACAAGAACACGAAATTACGACCAAAGACGAATCAGAAGAAATAACTGAAGAACTAGAAACAGACATTTCAACTAAAGGCACAATAGGTGCGCATCATGGAAGTTTAAGTAAAAAACACAGGTATGCAATTGAAACTAAATTACGAGAGGGAAAACTAAAATGTGTTGTGTGTTCGACGAGTTTAGAATTGGGGATTGATATTGGTTATGTTGATTTAGTAATTTTAATGGGAAGTCCAAAATCTGTTGCGAGGGCACTTCAACGAGTTGGACGAAGCGGACATCAGTTGCATTCAATAACTAAGGGAAGAATAATAGTTACTGACAGAGATTCATTAGTAGAGTGCAGTGCGCTTTTAAAAAATGCAGTTGAAAAAAAGATTGACAAAATTCACATTCCAAAAAATTCATTAGATGTTTTAGCTCAACAAATATTTGGAATTTGCATTAATGAAAAAATTGCAAAAAAAGATTTATTTGAAATGATTAAAACAACGTATTGTTTTAAAAATTTAAGTGAGCTTGATTTTAATTCTGTAATAAATTATTTGACTGGAGAATATACTTCTTTAGAAGACCGACATGTATATGCAAAGTTGTGGTATGATAAAGAAACGGGGATGCTTGGTCGTAGAGGTAAGATGGCTAGAATTACTTACATGACTAACATAGGAACTATACCTGATCAAAGTGGTATAAGTGTTAAAGTTGGAGAGTATAAAATTGGTACGATTGATGAAGCGTTTTTGGAGCGATTAAAACCGCGTGATGTATTTGTTTTAGGTGGTGGTTGTTATAGATTCAAATTTAGTAGAGGGATGGTAGCTCAAGTTGAGCAAGCGCCAGGTTCAAAACCAACAGTTCCTTCATGGTATTCTGATATGTTGCCTTTAAGTTTTGATCTTGCTTGTGATATTGGTAGATTAAGACGATTAGTTGAAGATAGATTTAGAAAAAAAGAATCCAAAAAAGAGATAATAAATTTTCTTAACAAATATTTATATGTTGATGACAATAGTGCGAGTAGTATCCATGAATATTTCAGACAACAATATGATTATGGTTTGATTCCAACGGATAAACGAATTGTGATTGAACAATATGAAGCAGAAGGAAAAAAATATGCAATTTTTCATGCGATGTTTGGGAGGCGCGTTAATGATTGTTTATCCAGGGCAGTGGCATATGCGATTGCTAAAACTCAAAAAATAGATGTAGAAATTGGTATTAATGATAATGGTTTTTATGTTGCATCAACAAAAAGAATGCAACCTTTAAGGGCAATTAACTTAGTAGAATCAAAAAGATTAAGAGAACTTATGGATTCTGCAATTGAAAAAACTCAAGTTCTAAGTCGAAGATTTAGGCATTGTGCTGGAAGAAGTTTAATGATATTGAGGATGTATAAGGGCATAAAAAAGAGAGTTGGAAGACAACAAGTAAGTAGTATGATTTTAATGTCTGCAGTAAAAAGAATTTCAAAAGATTTTCCAATACTTAAAGAATCGAGAAGAGAAGTTTTAGAAGATGTAATGGATATTGGTAATGCACAATTAATAATTGAAAAATTAGAACAAAAAAAAATAACTGCAGAAGTTATTAATACAAAAATTCCAAGTCCCTTTGCATTTAATTTGATTGTGCAAGGATATGCTGATATTCTTAAAATGGAAGATCGTATTGAGTTTTTAAAAAGAATGCACACGTTAGTTATTGCTAGCATTTCATTAGAAAAGGGAAAGAAAAAAGAGTTGTTTGAATTAGAAAAACCACAACCTATAGATTATGATGATTATTGGGATGCGAATTCTGAAAAATCTAATTAA
- a CDS encoding NTP transferase domain-containing protein, giving the protein MDVVILAGGKGTRMTDKYPKPLVRAKGKAILDWQLDYLLKNNVDNIVLALGHRTKEIIRHINSKYKTAKISFSKGTIAHGTGGALKRALKYCTTDFILLMNCDDLANININKLRKIKHNSICVAHPRSHFGLVKEVRGYAKFEEKPILKDWVSCGWVILDRKEMLKKIPDEGSMEYDVYPKIKLKIFKHAGFWKPLNSRKDVDDFEKLTVPKELYKK; this is encoded by the coding sequence ATGGACGTTGTAATACTTGCTGGCGGAAAAGGAACACGGATGACTGATAAGTATCCAAAACCTCTAGTGAGAGCTAAAGGAAAAGCAATACTTGATTGGCAACTTGATTATCTTTTAAAAAATAATGTAGATAATATTGTTTTAGCACTAGGCCATAGAACAAAAGAAATAATTCGACATATTAATTCAAAATATAAAACTGCCAAAATTAGTTTTTCAAAAGGAACAATTGCACACGGAACTGGTGGCGCATTAAAACGTGCACTAAAATATTGTACCACTGATTTTATTTTACTTATGAATTGCGATGATTTAGCTAACATTAACATAAATAAACTTCGCAAAATAAAACACAATTCAATTTGTGTTGCACATCCAAGATCCCACTTTGGGTTGGTAAAAGAAGTTAGAGGTTATGCAAAGTTTGAAGAAAAACCAATTCTTAAAGATTGGGTGAGTTGCGGATGGGTAATTTTAGACCGAAAAGAAATGTTAAAAAAAATTCCTGATGAAGGAAGCATGGAATACGATGTCTATCCAAAAATTAAATTAAAAATATTTAAACATGCAGGCTTTTGGAAACCACTAAATTCTAGAAAAGATGTTGATGATTTTGAAAAATTAACTGTTCCAAAAGAATTATACAAAAAATAA
- a CDS encoding DUF1653 domain-containing protein produces the protein MDELKIGMYKHFKGGLVRVIQIATHSETLEKFVVYEACYECRTYGLGSIWVRPLSMFKESVEVKGKLVPRFEFVN, from the coding sequence ATGGATGAATTAAAAATTGGCATGTATAAACATTTCAAAGGTGGATTAGTTAGAGTTATTCAAATTGCAACTCATAGTGAAACTCTTGAAAAGTTTGTAGTGTATGAAGCCTGTTACGAGTGTAGAACATATGGTCTCGGTTCAATTTGGGTAAGACCTTTAAGTATGTTTAAAGAAAGTGTTGAAGTGAAAGGTAAGTTAGTTCCTCGTTTTGAATTTGTGAACTGA